From a region of the Nocardioides ginsengisegetis genome:
- a CDS encoding ABC transporter permease subunit — protein MSLDTPVQPRTTTAPAAPAATRRPRRRRTSQSWATHAVRAALIVVWLGSWEITARTVIDPFYYSMPSQIWDKLVIWFTDGTSQGSIWANIAVTLEEAVLGFALGTLAGVVLGVVLGRSRFVADVLAPFIKGANAIPRIVLASLFVIWFGLGMSSKVATAFVLVFFAVFFNAFQGAREVDKVLVDNARILGASRWDLMRSVILPSATSWILASMHVAFGFALIGAIVGEYTGADQGLGLLINHSQGNFDAAGIYAGMLITTVLALVAEWLITQLEVRLTSWRPPASGQASGL, from the coding sequence GTGTCGCTTGACACCCCGGTCCAGCCCCGGACCACCACCGCCCCGGCCGCGCCCGCGGCCACCCGTCGCCCGCGGCGGCGTCGTACGTCGCAGTCGTGGGCGACCCACGCCGTCCGCGCCGCCCTGATCGTCGTGTGGCTCGGCTCGTGGGAGATCACCGCCCGCACGGTGATCGACCCCTTCTACTACTCGATGCCCAGCCAGATCTGGGACAAGCTCGTCATCTGGTTCACCGACGGCACCTCGCAGGGCTCGATCTGGGCCAACATCGCGGTGACCCTCGAGGAGGCCGTGCTCGGCTTCGCCCTGGGCACCCTCGCCGGCGTCGTGCTGGGCGTCGTGCTCGGCCGCAGCCGGTTCGTCGCGGACGTGCTCGCTCCGTTCATCAAGGGCGCCAACGCCATCCCGCGCATCGTCCTGGCCTCGCTGTTCGTGATCTGGTTCGGGCTCGGGATGTCCTCGAAGGTCGCCACGGCGTTCGTGCTGGTCTTCTTCGCGGTCTTCTTCAACGCCTTCCAGGGCGCCCGCGAGGTCGACAAGGTGCTCGTGGACAACGCCCGGATCCTGGGCGCGAGCCGCTGGGACCTGATGCGGTCGGTGATCCTGCCGAGCGCGACCTCGTGGATCCTGGCCAGCATGCACGTGGCCTTCGGCTTCGCGCTGATCGGCGCGATCGTCGGCGAGTACACCGGAGCCGACCAGGGCCTCGGCCTGCTCATCAACCACTCCCAGGGCAACTTCGACGCCGCCGGCATCTACGCCGGGATGCTCATCACGACCGTGCTCGCCCTCGTCGCCGAGTGGCTGATCACCCAGCTCGAGGTCCGGCTGACCTCGTGGCGCCCGCCTGCCAGCGGCCAGGCCTCCGGACTCTGA
- a CDS encoding ATP-binding protein: MRWPLRRPFRGHRLALSTQAVVALALLLTFVVLVSLATSAAVLRNDLEKQYEQRALAIARAMASEPGLAGMVTSGTPDPHGPVQDVAERMRLGTGALYVVVTDARGIRYSHPTLANIGKPVSTSPEEALGGREVVAIEQGTLGYSARGKVPLRNEAGDVVGEVSVGIAISELDAETRKLVILLGLVALPPLALGIAGAVLLARRLRRTTLGLEPEEMADLVREHAAVLGGVRDAVLAVDPRGRVTVSNPEATRLLGRDLSRGTSIADTGLGPEALGLFAEQPAPAGALRVIGGRVVLATRLVVQREGRDLGTVLILRDRTDLDELARELEATRALTDALRAQAHEHSNRLHTLTGLLHHGDVEEAGEYLSSLSQQGTWVSGVDDPYLAGLLAAKSAAASEAGVTLRVSESTWLEDRLSHPLDTVTVVANLLDNGIRAAAEGAREPRWVEVTLLGDGVDLLVHVVDSGEGVPADHVEQVFDHGFTTRDAESGGAPGHGIGLALARHTARAHGGDVRIVEAGGEDHGAVFEARLVRVLTGARERQG, translated from the coding sequence GTGCGCTGGCCACTTCGACGTCCCTTTCGAGGGCACCGCCTGGCGCTCAGCACCCAGGCGGTGGTGGCGCTCGCGCTGCTGCTGACCTTCGTCGTGCTGGTTTCGCTGGCCACCTCGGCGGCGGTGCTGCGCAATGACCTGGAGAAGCAGTACGAGCAGCGCGCGCTCGCCATCGCGCGCGCGATGGCCTCGGAGCCGGGCCTCGCCGGGATGGTCACCTCGGGCACCCCCGACCCCCACGGACCCGTGCAGGACGTGGCCGAGCGGATGCGGCTCGGCACGGGCGCGCTGTACGTCGTCGTCACCGACGCCCGCGGGATCCGCTACAGCCACCCGACGCTCGCCAACATCGGCAAGCCGGTCAGCACCAGTCCCGAGGAGGCGCTCGGTGGCCGGGAGGTCGTGGCCATCGAGCAGGGCACGCTCGGCTACTCCGCGCGCGGCAAGGTGCCTCTGCGCAACGAGGCCGGCGACGTCGTGGGCGAGGTCAGCGTCGGCATCGCGATCTCCGAGCTCGACGCGGAGACCCGCAAGCTGGTGATTCTCCTCGGCCTGGTCGCGCTCCCTCCGCTGGCCCTGGGCATCGCCGGTGCCGTCCTGCTGGCGCGCCGACTCCGTCGTACGACGCTCGGCCTGGAGCCCGAGGAGATGGCCGACCTGGTCCGGGAGCACGCGGCCGTCCTGGGTGGCGTCCGGGACGCCGTCCTCGCCGTCGATCCCCGCGGGCGGGTGACCGTGAGCAACCCCGAGGCGACCCGGCTGCTGGGCCGCGACCTCTCACGAGGTACGTCGATCGCCGACACCGGGCTGGGTCCGGAGGCGCTCGGGCTCTTCGCCGAGCAGCCCGCGCCGGCCGGCGCCCTGCGCGTGATCGGCGGCCGTGTCGTGCTGGCCACCCGCCTGGTCGTGCAGCGCGAGGGCCGCGACCTGGGCACGGTGCTGATCCTGCGGGACCGCACCGACCTCGACGAGCTGGCCCGCGAGCTGGAGGCGACCCGGGCGCTGACCGACGCGCTCCGCGCGCAGGCCCACGAGCACTCCAACCGGTTGCACACCCTGACCGGGCTGTTGCACCACGGGGACGTCGAGGAGGCGGGGGAGTACCTCTCGTCGCTGAGCCAGCAGGGCACCTGGGTCTCCGGCGTCGACGACCCCTACCTCGCCGGGCTGCTCGCCGCGAAGTCCGCCGCCGCGTCGGAGGCAGGGGTGACGTTGCGGGTCTCGGAGTCCACCTGGCTCGAGGACCGGCTGTCCCACCCGCTCGACACCGTCACCGTCGTGGCCAACCTGCTCGACAACGGGATCCGGGCCGCTGCCGAGGGCGCCCGGGAGCCGCGCTGGGTCGAGGTGACGCTGCTCGGCGACGGCGTCGACCTCCTCGTCCACGTCGTCGACAGCGGCGAGGGCGTGCCGGCCGACCACGTCGAGCAGGTCTTCGACCACGGCTTCACCACCCGCGACGCGGAGTCAGGAGGCGCCCCGGGCCACGGCATCGGGCTGGCGCTGGCCCGGCACACGGCCCGCGCCCACGGCGGGGACGTGCGTATCGTCGAGGCCGGCGGTGAGGACCACGGCGCGGTCTTCGAGGCCCGGCTGGTGCGGGTGCTGACCGGCGCCCGGGAGAGGCAGGGGTGA
- a CDS encoding response regulator transcription factor, with amino-acid sequence MNPIRVLVVDDDFRVAQLHASYVAAAEGFEVVGLAHTAADAVRLAGELAADLVLLDEYLPDANGSSIIRDLPAAVLMVSAAEDSAVVRRALAGGAVNYVLKPFPPSVLVERLVAFGRFWRQLGGGAHLDQTAVDRALQTLRMADSPVATARKGRSPVTSVAITDALRSAGDALTAVEVAEATGVSRATAQRYLSDLARDGHVRLTLRYGSTGRPEHCFEWLGAPPT; translated from the coding sequence ATGAACCCGATCCGGGTGCTGGTGGTCGACGACGACTTCCGCGTCGCGCAGCTCCACGCGTCGTACGTCGCCGCGGCGGAGGGCTTCGAGGTCGTCGGCCTCGCGCACACCGCTGCCGACGCGGTCAGGCTGGCAGGGGAGCTCGCGGCGGACCTGGTGCTGCTCGACGAGTACCTCCCCGACGCCAACGGCTCCTCGATCATCCGCGACCTGCCCGCGGCGGTGCTCATGGTCAGCGCCGCCGAGGACTCCGCGGTGGTGCGTCGCGCGCTCGCGGGCGGCGCGGTCAACTACGTGCTCAAGCCGTTCCCTCCCTCGGTCCTGGTCGAGCGGCTGGTGGCGTTCGGGCGCTTCTGGAGGCAGCTCGGCGGGGGAGCCCACCTCGACCAGACCGCCGTCGACCGGGCGCTGCAGACGCTCCGGATGGCCGACTCCCCGGTCGCCACGGCCCGCAAGGGCCGCTCGCCCGTCACGTCCGTGGCCATCACCGACGCGCTGCGGTCGGCCGGTGACGCGCTCACGGCCGTCGAGGTCGCCGAGGCCACCGGCGTCTCGCGGGCCACCGCGCAGCGCTACCTGTCCGACCTGGCCCGCGACGGGCATGTCCGGCTGACCCTGCGCTACGGCTCGACCGGGCGTCCCGAGCACTGCTTCGAGTGGCTGGGCGCGCCCCCGACCTGA
- the glgP gene encoding alpha-glucan family phosphorylase → MRAIRRFTVRPVLPEALSALGDLAGNLRWSWHPETQDVFEAVDPDLWESTGRDPVKLLGAVGRARLDELAADATFLEMLRVARADLEAYLTGDRWFQRKEAGSGPRAIGYFSPEFGITAVLPQYSGGLGILAGDHLKAASDLGVPIVGVGLLYRHGYFKQALSREGWQQETYPVLDPDGLPISLLREENGDRALITIALPGGPDLLARIFVANVGRVPLLLLDTDVEGNPDHYRDVTDRLYGGNSEHRLRQEMLLGIGGVRALRAYSRITGHPAPEVFHTNEGHAGFLGLERIRELTVAETGPRLDFDTALEVSRASTVFTTHTPVPAGIDRFPKTLVEQYFSDAGPLPGVPIERILTLGTEDYEGGDAAVFNMAVMGFRLAQRANGVSQLHGHVSRGMFNGLWPAFDEAEVPISSITNGVHAPTWVAREMFDLAAAEGADRDSDDADAFWAAADKVSGAAIWSTKRELRQRLVVDARKRLAKSWEKRGAARAELGWIDTALDPGVLTIGFARRAASYKRLTLMMRDPARLKRLLLHPDRPVQLVIAGKAHPADDGGKKLIQDIVRLSDDPEIRHRIVFLPNYDIAMAQPLYPGCDVWLNNPLRPYEACGTSGMKAALNGGLNLSVLDGWWDEWYDGSNGWAIPTADGVDDIDHRDDLEATALYDLIEHEVAPRFYDLDADGVPTRWVEMLRHTLKSLGPKVLATRMVRDYVRQLYSPAAGNARLLNSDYAGAAELAAWKKRVRAGWPAVRVEHVESSGVTDAPEVGDVLSARAFIGLGDLSPADVDVQLVHGVINSEDDLVDTRIETLAVAESYEGGRHRFDGSVVLDHSGAFGYTVRVVPHNDLLTSSAELGIVALP, encoded by the coding sequence GTGCGAGCGATTCGACGATTCACCGTCCGACCCGTCCTGCCCGAGGCGCTGTCCGCCCTCGGCGACCTGGCCGGCAACCTGAGGTGGTCCTGGCACCCGGAGACGCAGGACGTCTTCGAGGCCGTGGACCCCGACCTGTGGGAGTCCACCGGGCGCGACCCGGTCAAGCTTCTCGGCGCCGTCGGCCGTGCCCGGCTCGACGAGCTGGCCGCCGACGCCACCTTCCTGGAGATGCTGCGCGTCGCCCGTGCCGACCTGGAGGCGTACCTCACCGGGGACCGCTGGTTCCAGCGCAAGGAGGCCGGGTCCGGTCCCCGCGCCATCGGCTACTTCTCCCCGGAGTTCGGCATCACCGCGGTGCTGCCGCAGTACTCCGGCGGGCTCGGCATCCTCGCCGGTGACCACCTCAAGGCCGCCAGCGACCTCGGCGTGCCGATCGTCGGCGTCGGGCTGCTCTACCGCCACGGCTACTTCAAGCAGGCGCTCTCCCGCGAGGGCTGGCAGCAGGAGACCTACCCGGTCCTGGACCCCGACGGGCTGCCGATCTCGCTGCTCCGCGAGGAGAACGGCGACCGCGCGCTCATCACCATCGCACTGCCCGGTGGACCAGACCTGTTGGCCCGGATCTTCGTGGCCAACGTCGGCCGGGTGCCGCTGCTGCTGCTCGACACCGACGTCGAGGGCAACCCCGACCACTACCGCGACGTGACCGACCGCCTCTACGGCGGCAACTCCGAGCACCGGCTGCGCCAGGAGATGCTGCTCGGCATCGGCGGCGTGCGGGCGCTGCGCGCCTACTCCCGGATCACCGGTCACCCGGCGCCCGAGGTCTTCCACACCAACGAGGGCCACGCCGGCTTCCTCGGCCTCGAGCGGATCCGCGAGCTCACCGTCGCCGAGACCGGCCCGCGCCTGGACTTCGACACCGCGCTCGAGGTCAGCCGCGCGTCCACGGTCTTCACCACCCACACCCCGGTGCCCGCCGGCATCGACCGTTTCCCCAAGACCCTCGTCGAGCAGTACTTCTCCGACGCCGGCCCGCTCCCGGGCGTGCCGATCGAGCGGATCCTGACCCTCGGCACCGAGGACTACGAGGGCGGCGACGCGGCCGTGTTCAACATGGCCGTGATGGGCTTCCGCCTCGCCCAGCGCGCCAACGGCGTCTCCCAGCTGCACGGCCACGTCAGCCGCGGGATGTTCAACGGCCTCTGGCCGGCCTTCGACGAGGCCGAGGTCCCGATCAGCTCCATCACCAACGGCGTGCACGCGCCCACGTGGGTGGCGCGCGAGATGTTCGACCTCGCGGCCGCCGAGGGTGCCGACCGTGACTCCGACGACGCCGACGCCTTCTGGGCCGCGGCCGACAAGGTGTCCGGCGCGGCGATCTGGTCGACCAAGCGCGAGCTGCGCCAGCGGCTCGTCGTCGACGCGCGCAAGCGGCTCGCCAAGTCGTGGGAGAAGCGCGGCGCGGCCCGGGCCGAGCTGGGCTGGATCGACACTGCGCTGGACCCCGGCGTGCTGACGATCGGCTTCGCGCGCCGTGCGGCGTCGTACAAGCGGCTGACGCTGATGATGCGCGACCCCGCGCGGCTCAAGCGCCTGCTGCTGCACCCCGACCGCCCGGTCCAGCTGGTCATCGCCGGCAAGGCGCACCCGGCCGACGACGGCGGCAAGAAGCTGATCCAGGACATCGTCCGGCTCTCCGACGACCCCGAGATCCGGCACCGCATCGTCTTCCTGCCCAACTACGACATCGCGATGGCGCAGCCGCTCTACCCCGGCTGCGACGTGTGGCTCAACAACCCGCTGCGTCCCTACGAGGCCTGCGGCACGTCCGGGATGAAGGCCGCGCTCAACGGCGGCCTGAACCTCTCCGTCCTCGACGGCTGGTGGGACGAGTGGTACGACGGCAGCAACGGCTGGGCCATCCCGACCGCCGACGGTGTCGACGACATCGACCACCGCGACGACCTCGAGGCCACCGCGCTCTACGACCTGATCGAGCACGAGGTCGCGCCGCGCTTCTACGACCTCGACGCCGACGGTGTCCCGACCCGCTGGGTCGAGATGCTGCGGCACACGCTGAAGTCGCTCGGCCCGAAGGTGCTGGCCACCCGCATGGTCCGCGACTACGTGCGCCAGCTCTACAGCCCGGCCGCCGGCAACGCCCGCCTGCTCAACTCCGACTACGCCGGCGCCGCCGAGCTCGCTGCGTGGAAGAAGCGCGTCCGCGCCGGCTGGCCGGCCGTGCGGGTCGAGCACGTCGAGAGCAGCGGGGTCACCGACGCCCCCGAGGTGGGTGACGTGCTGTCGGCGCGCGCCTTCATCGGCCTGGGCGACCTGTCGCCTGCCGACGTGGATGTCCAGCTGGTCCACGGCGTGATCAACTCCGAGGACGACCTGGTCGACACCCGGATCGAGACGCTCGCGGTGGCCGAGTCCTACGAGGGCGGCCGTCACCGCTTCGACGGCAGCGTCGTCCTGGACCACTCCGGTGCGTTCGGCTACACCGTCCGGGTCGTGCCCCACAACGACCTGCTGACCTCGTCGGCCGAGCTCGGGATCGTCGCGCTGCCCTGA
- the glgX gene encoding glycogen debranching protein GlgX, with protein sequence MTPGIWSHPGQTAKVWPGRNYPLGSTWSEESTNFAVYAPAGTQAWVCLFDEEDVETRHQLTERSLGIWHGAIPGVRPGTRYGYRVAGPWQPAEGLRFNPHKLLFDPYARAISGALTPEPAVFGYVQGSPEERNLEDSAPYVPRSVVVEDDTFDWGGDTPMHRRWRDTVIYEMHVKGMTALHDRVPHELRGTYAGLATPAVIDYLRDLGVTAVELLPVHQFVSEPPLTHRWTSNYWGYNSIGYFAPHHEYAASGDRGGQVTEFKQMVKAFHEAGLEVILDVVYNHTAEAGPLGPTLSFRGLDDRGFYRRVQPERDKKTTLLAFNDTYWDVTGCGNTVDSSNPLALRMILDSLRYWVTEMHVDGFRFDLMSALTRTGYDIDMQCALLIAIGQDPILRHVKLVAEAWDASMDGYLVGRMPPPWVEWNDQYRDTIRDFWRGHSSGIRTVATRLAGSSDLYADDGRSAYNSVNFVTAHDGFTLRDLVSYDHKHNEANGEDNRDGTDNNRSWNHGVEGETDDDGIVALRRRQAANLMASLCLSNGVPMITAGDERGRTQGGNNNAYCQDNETSWIDWSPDDAWLDVYEITKQALRLRREHPALRQRHWFEGRPAIRGGPKDLAWLHPSGREMTGDDWHDESMTVVAMFVSGAPLRSPGPRGEQQVDKSFMIYLNAGAKPVRIELPENDWVQAGEVVLSTDFKLPIGTPVKAGDRMMLGSRSVLVLRQT encoded by the coding sequence GTGACCCCCGGAATCTGGAGCCACCCGGGCCAGACGGCCAAGGTGTGGCCAGGCCGCAACTACCCGCTCGGCTCGACCTGGAGCGAGGAGTCGACGAACTTCGCGGTCTACGCGCCCGCGGGCACCCAGGCCTGGGTCTGCCTCTTCGACGAGGAGGACGTCGAGACCCGGCACCAGCTCACCGAGCGGTCGCTGGGCATCTGGCACGGCGCGATCCCCGGGGTGCGTCCCGGCACGCGCTACGGCTACCGGGTCGCCGGCCCGTGGCAGCCCGCCGAGGGGCTCCGCTTCAACCCCCACAAGCTGCTGTTCGACCCCTACGCCCGCGCGATCTCCGGGGCACTCACCCCCGAGCCGGCCGTCTTCGGCTACGTCCAGGGCAGCCCCGAGGAGCGCAACCTCGAGGACTCCGCGCCCTACGTCCCCCGCAGCGTCGTGGTCGAGGACGACACCTTCGACTGGGGCGGCGACACCCCCATGCACCGGCGGTGGCGCGACACCGTCATCTACGAGATGCACGTCAAGGGGATGACCGCGCTGCACGACCGGGTGCCCCACGAGCTGCGGGGCACGTACGCCGGCCTCGCCACGCCCGCGGTCATCGACTACCTCCGCGACCTCGGCGTGACCGCGGTCGAGCTGCTGCCAGTCCACCAGTTCGTGTCCGAGCCGCCGCTGACGCACCGCTGGACCTCGAACTACTGGGGCTACAACTCCATCGGCTACTTCGCCCCGCACCACGAGTACGCCGCGTCCGGCGACCGGGGCGGGCAGGTGACGGAGTTCAAGCAGATGGTCAAGGCCTTCCACGAAGCCGGCCTCGAGGTCATCCTCGACGTGGTCTACAACCACACCGCCGAGGCCGGCCCGCTGGGCCCGACGCTGTCCTTCCGCGGGCTCGACGACCGCGGCTTCTACCGCCGGGTGCAGCCCGAGCGCGACAAGAAGACGACGCTGCTGGCCTTCAACGACACCTACTGGGACGTCACCGGCTGCGGCAACACCGTCGACTCCTCCAACCCGCTGGCGCTGCGGATGATCCTCGACTCGCTGCGCTACTGGGTGACCGAGATGCACGTCGACGGCTTCCGCTTCGACCTGATGTCGGCGCTGACCCGGACCGGCTACGACATCGACATGCAGTGCGCGCTGCTCATCGCGATCGGCCAGGACCCGATCCTGCGCCACGTGAAGCTGGTCGCCGAGGCGTGGGACGCGTCGATGGACGGCTACCTCGTGGGCCGGATGCCGCCGCCGTGGGTGGAGTGGAACGACCAGTACCGCGACACGATCCGCGACTTCTGGCGCGGCCACTCCTCGGGCATCCGCACGGTCGCGACCCGGCTCGCCGGGTCGTCGGACCTGTACGCCGACGACGGGCGGTCGGCGTACAACTCGGTGAACTTCGTGACCGCCCACGACGGCTTCACCCTGCGCGACCTGGTCTCCTACGACCACAAGCACAACGAGGCCAACGGCGAGGACAACCGCGACGGCACCGACAACAACCGGTCGTGGAACCACGGCGTCGAGGGCGAGACCGACGACGACGGCATCGTGGCGCTGCGCCGGCGGCAGGCCGCCAACCTGATGGCGTCGCTGTGCCTGTCCAACGGCGTCCCGATGATCACGGCCGGCGACGAGCGCGGCCGGACCCAGGGCGGCAACAACAACGCCTACTGCCAGGACAACGAGACGTCCTGGATCGACTGGTCACCCGACGACGCGTGGCTCGACGTCTACGAGATCACCAAGCAGGCGCTGCGGCTGCGGCGCGAGCACCCGGCCCTGCGGCAGCGGCACTGGTTCGAGGGACGCCCCGCGATCCGGGGCGGCCCGAAGGACCTCGCGTGGCTGCACCCGTCCGGGCGCGAGATGACCGGCGACGACTGGCACGACGAGTCGATGACCGTGGTCGCGATGTTCGTCTCCGGCGCGCCCCTGCGCTCCCCCGGTCCGCGCGGGGAGCAGCAGGTCGACAAGTCCTTCATGATCTACCTCAACGCCGGCGCGAAGCCCGTGCGCATCGAGCTGCCGGAGAACGACTGGGTGCAGGCCGGCGAGGTCGTGCTGTCGACCGACTTCAAGCTGCCGATCGGCACGCCCGTCAAGGCCGGTGACCGGATGATGCTGGGCAGCCGGTCGGTGCTGGTGCTGCGCCAGACGTAG
- a CDS encoding enoyl-CoA hydratase/isomerase family protein produces the protein MGEFVRLEVADGVGTIRLDRPKMNALNVQVQEEIRAAAAEATDRDDVKAVVVYGGERVFAAGADVKEMNDMSYTDMVKRSGGLQSAFTAVARIPKPVVAAITGYALGGGCELALCADVRFAADDATLGQPEILLGIIPGAGGTQRLTRLVGPSTAKDLIFTGRFVKADEALAIGLVDKVFPAADVYAQALAWAGQFSHAATYAVRAAKESIDRGIETDLETGLEIERQQFAALFATEDRAIGMGSFVENGPGKAEFRGR, from the coding sequence ATGGGTGAGTTCGTCAGACTGGAAGTAGCCGACGGCGTGGGCACCATCCGCCTTGACCGGCCGAAGATGAACGCACTCAACGTGCAGGTGCAGGAGGAGATCCGCGCGGCGGCCGCCGAGGCCACCGACCGCGACGACGTCAAGGCCGTGGTCGTCTACGGCGGGGAGCGGGTCTTCGCGGCCGGCGCCGACGTCAAGGAGATGAACGACATGTCCTACACGGACATGGTCAAGCGATCCGGTGGCCTGCAGTCGGCCTTCACTGCGGTCGCCCGCATCCCCAAGCCGGTCGTCGCCGCGATCACCGGCTACGCGCTGGGCGGCGGGTGCGAGCTGGCGCTGTGCGCCGACGTGCGCTTCGCCGCCGACGACGCCACCCTCGGCCAGCCCGAGATCCTGCTCGGCATCATCCCGGGCGCCGGCGGCACCCAGCGGCTGACCCGCCTGGTCGGCCCGAGCACCGCCAAGGACCTCATCTTCACCGGCCGCTTCGTCAAGGCCGACGAGGCGCTGGCCATCGGCCTGGTCGACAAGGTGTTCCCGGCCGCCGACGTCTACGCCCAGGCGCTCGCCTGGGCCGGACAGTTCTCCCACGCCGCGACGTACGCCGTGCGTGCGGCCAAGGAGAGCATCGACCGGGGCATCGAGACCGACCTCGAGACCGGCCTCGAGATCGAGCGCCAGCAATTCGCGGCGCTGTTCGCGACCGAGGACCGGGCCATCGGCATGGGCTCCTTCGTCGAGAACGGCCCCGGCAAGGCCGAGTTCAGGGGACGATGA
- a CDS encoding ABC transporter substrate-binding protein, giving the protein MRKNTARRVSVALVSLVAASSLAACRSNSSSAEHGDAASGRPTVTIMVGGIDKVIYLPAMLTEKLGYFDDEGVDVKLLTEPSGATAENVLVAGKVQGVVGFYDHTITLQAQGKCIESVVQLAKVPGEAEVVSTSAASSLGGAADFSGKKLGVTSPGSSTDYLTQYLSTKNGIDTSDYTTVTAGAGSTFLAALSNGGIDAGMTTDPTIATVVSKGLGKVLIDMRTEEGTKAALGGLYPAASMYMDCAYVDENPKTVQKLVNAFAHTMQWIGSHTAADIAAEMPTDYNGGDPALYEKAIGDSSPMFTADGRMPEGGPETVLDVLGTFSDVVKAKKDDIDLSKTYTTEFVDNVS; this is encoded by the coding sequence ATGCGCAAGAACACCGCCCGCCGGGTCTCCGTGGCCCTCGTCTCCCTGGTCGCGGCCAGCTCACTGGCCGCCTGCCGCAGCAACAGCTCCAGCGCCGAGCACGGCGACGCCGCCAGCGGCCGCCCGACCGTCACGATCATGGTCGGCGGCATCGACAAGGTGATCTACCTGCCGGCGATGCTGACCGAGAAGCTCGGCTACTTCGACGACGAGGGCGTTGACGTGAAGCTGCTCACCGAGCCGTCGGGAGCGACCGCCGAGAACGTCCTCGTGGCCGGCAAGGTCCAGGGCGTGGTCGGCTTCTACGACCACACGATCACCCTGCAGGCGCAGGGCAAGTGCATCGAGAGCGTGGTCCAGCTCGCGAAGGTCCCCGGCGAGGCCGAGGTGGTCTCGACGTCGGCCGCCTCCTCGCTCGGCGGGGCAGCGGACTTCTCGGGCAAGAAGCTCGGCGTCACGTCCCCGGGATCCTCGACCGACTACCTGACGCAGTACCTCTCCACCAAGAACGGCATCGACACCTCCGACTACACCACCGTCACGGCCGGTGCCGGCTCGACGTTCCTCGCCGCCCTGTCGAACGGTGGCATCGACGCCGGCATGACCACCGACCCGACGATCGCGACCGTGGTGTCCAAGGGCCTGGGCAAGGTGCTGATCGACATGCGCACCGAGGAGGGCACCAAGGCCGCGCTCGGTGGCCTCTACCCGGCCGCGTCGATGTACATGGACTGCGCGTACGTGGACGAGAACCCCAAGACCGTGCAGAAGCTGGTCAACGCGTTCGCGCACACGATGCAGTGGATCGGCTCGCACACCGCAGCCGACATCGCGGCCGAGATGCCCACCGACTACAACGGCGGCGACCCGGCCCTCTACGAGAAGGCGATCGGGGACTCCTCGCCGATGTTCACCGCCGACGGCCGGATGCCCGAGGGCGGTCCCGAGACCGTGCTCGACGTGCTCGGCACCTTCTCCGACGTGGTGAAGGCCAAGAAGGACGACATCGACCTGTCGAAGACCTACACCACCGAGTTCGTCGACAACGTCAGCTGA
- a CDS encoding ABC transporter ATP-binding protein: protein MTQTTPHRSPGAGPAAISLRDATKRFATKSGDPFTALRDVTLDVAAGEFVSIVGPTGCGKSTTLSLVSGLEPASAGTVHVHGAAVAGIPDGVGYMFQADAVLPWKNVLDNVALGLRYRGASKTAANERARDWIERVGLAGFEDRYPHQLSGGMRKRVAMAQTLITEPSLLLLDEPFGALDVQTRELMQDELLRLWSGTGAACVFVTHDLTEAISLADRVVVMTAGPATVKDVVTIDLPRPRKVEEIRLTPEFIELYKQVWDSLREEVEITRARGASRVA, encoded by the coding sequence ATGACCCAGACCACACCCCATCGATCGCCCGGCGCGGGCCCGGCGGCGATCTCGCTGCGGGACGCCACGAAGCGCTTCGCGACCAAGAGCGGAGACCCGTTCACCGCCCTGCGCGACGTCACCCTCGACGTCGCCGCCGGCGAGTTCGTCTCCATCGTCGGGCCGACCGGCTGCGGCAAGTCCACGACCCTCTCCCTCGTCTCCGGCCTCGAGCCGGCCTCGGCGGGGACGGTCCACGTGCACGGCGCCGCGGTCGCCGGCATCCCCGACGGCGTGGGCTACATGTTCCAGGCCGACGCGGTCCTGCCCTGGAAGAACGTGCTCGACAACGTCGCGCTCGGGCTTCGCTACCGCGGCGCCTCGAAGACCGCCGCCAACGAGCGGGCCCGCGACTGGATCGAGCGGGTCGGCCTGGCGGGCTTCGAGGACCGCTACCCCCACCAGCTCTCCGGCGGCATGCGCAAGCGGGTCGCGATGGCCCAGACGCTGATCACCGAGCCGTCCCTCCTCCTGCTCGACGAGCCCTTCGGCGCCCTGGACGTCCAGACGCGCGAGCTCATGCAGGACGAGCTCCTGCGGCTGTGGTCGGGCACCGGCGCCGCCTGCGTCTTCGTCACCCACGACCTCACCGAGGCCATCAGCCTGGCCGACCGCGTGGTCGTGATGACCGCCGGCCCGGCCACCGTGAAGGACGTCGTCACCATCGACCTCCCGAGGCCGCGGAAGGTCGAGGAGATCCGGCTGACCCCCGAGTTCATCGAGCTCTACAAGCAGGTCTGGGACAGCCTCCGCGAGGAAGTCGAGATCACCCGTGCGAGAGGAGCCTCCCGTGTCGCTTGA